A stretch of the Uranotaenia lowii strain MFRU-FL chromosome 3, ASM2978415v1, whole genome shotgun sequence genome encodes the following:
- the LOC129758570 gene encoding peritrophin-1-like: protein MELKYLSSLLLVAVLIQFASGIDPRCPAQDNPPFHMEHPTDCTKFLKCHAGEPVVLDCPSGLHWNNDRQYCDWPELAGCSSANDPIVDPTTTDAITVEPETETVTTSTTTTPKPTTTTSTTTTRRTTTTTRRPAQCCYTHWYNSWLCWFVGKNC, encoded by the coding sequence ATGGAGCTCAAGTATCTTTCATCCCTGCTCTTGGTAGCTGTTCTGATCCAATTTGCTTCCGGAATCGATCCCCGATGTCCGGCGCAAGACAATCCGCCTTTCCATATGGAGCATCCCACGGACTGCACCAAGTTCCTGAAGTGCCATGCAGGGGAACCGGTTGTGTTGGATTGTCCTTCCGGGTTACACTGGAACAATGACCGTCAGTACTGTGACTGGCCGGAACTTGCCGGTTGCAGCAGTGCCAACGACCCCATCGTAGATCCCACAACTACGGATGCAATCACAGTCGAGCCAGAGACAGAAACTGTAACAACTAGTACAACAACAACACCCAAGCCAACTACCACAACTAGTACTACCACCACCAGGAGAACAACAACCACTACTCGCAGACCAGCACAGTGTTGCTATACTCATTGGTATAATTCTTGGTTGTGCTGGTTTGTCGGTAAAAATTgctga